The Bombus pascuorum chromosome 11, iyBomPasc1.1, whole genome shotgun sequence genome includes the window TCGAAGGTTCCACTCATAAGGAGGAagatctttttcctttttcttaagAGGGTGCAAAACCCTGACAAGTTCGAAATACcgagtttttatatttattaattctgtTTAAATTGCAAGTGCGTAGAATATTTTGTCAACGCGGCCTATTAAATAAACTAACAATCGATCTTCCGAATATAGCGAATAACTTTCTCGTTTTGTAACACTTTTCCTTTAAAACGATCAAAAGTGAAACAAAATGTTACATGAATATTATCTGAAAAAAATCTGGATTTATCATTCCGTAATTATCAGACCGTAACGTACGTTCGTCCCGTTCTCTCAGTTCGTATAGCAAATACAAAAACGGAACACGGATTTACGTTACAACCTAATACTTACCTAAAACAATTCCCAAACTCTATCTATCTTCagattctaaaattaattctagACTAAGCTTACCTGTACGTCACCATTCTACGTGTCAACTTCtatgttttatttacaaaatgttaGTAGAATTTCGTACGTTAAGACGAACTTTCAAATTGGACAAGTGTCGGGTGTACTAATTAGCACCAACTAGCACAAACAATATCTATTGTATTAGTAATATATGACTGCATGAGAAACTCGTGGGTTAATACAGGAAGAAGAGTCTTGTGTTTCCATATTTACAAGTTTCGTGCGACTCGAgaaatttgcataatattGGAATTGATGCTTCGAAGGTTACATGTTCGCTTATATATTCCGATCTTCCGTGTTTTAACGCAGTGTTTGGCATTTGAGAAAGGTCAAGGAAGAGGTACGTCGACCTTTGAGTAGTTCACGATCACGAACGAGATGGAACGCCTTTCACGGAAGCGGCCAAGGATTGCAAACGTATCCTCTATATGTTGAATTGAGAATATTCAGTGTACTCAATGATATTCGGTGTAACTTTTGAGCTCTTCGACATCACGTAGGTTATTTAAAAGTGACGAAGTAGAGTAGGTAAGTCTTGTTACGGAGATTACTAGATTGCGGATGTTTGTGCacttatcaaaaatttaaCCCTGCTACATTCTTTCTGCCATtttcaattcatttttatctgtCCAATGCTATATGACaagtttgaacaaaatataagaaaattcttcttttaatattacgtcGAACGTTCTTAAAACGTTACAAACTTTTTTCGTTCGCCAAAGTAAGCGCAAgtgtgaaatataaaaattcgacgatCGCAGCAGGAATAAGTAAGAACCGAGAAAACAGTACTCCGTcaaagttcaatttctttaGTGACGCTCGAAAGAAACGTGAACTAGAATAAACAACCGCAGTCTAGAGATTACAGTATTGTTACCGTAATGAACGTGAGTCGTTTAATGAACAGCACGATGAAACGATTCCAATGAGTTGACACAGTCGGCACGTGTCAATGAACACAAGTATCTTCGTGTGTCCCATCAGTCACACCCTAATTACACGATGTAATCGATCATTCATACTCAATGAAAGAGATCTTCATGCAGCATGAGGACGTGTTGAAgtaaacgaaggaaaaggCTGGGTTATCCGACGTGTGTGACAACAAATAAATAGTGTTTTATTCACAAGTTAGGTGCACAAGGACGGCGACAAGTGCTCGGGGTTAGTTTCACCCCCAAAAGTTACTGCTCGCCGCGGGGTGTCTTTGGTGAAGGTCTGAATTTTAAGAGCAGACTCGTTGCCATTCTCTGCTTCTGCGTCACGAAAGCGGTTTCATTTTCCCTTCAGAATCCAATCGACGATTTACCTTGGTTGGGTGGCACGAATCCGTATCCGCTCGCACCTACTATCACTCCGCTTGTGTCCGCGCTATTTGGCGGGGGACCCGGAGGGAACAGCACTGGACCTGAACGAAAAATCATCctcgttaaaaatttcgaaagtaGTTGCAAACTCTCGATTATTTAACCCTGATCCGGTTTTCGAACGTGTTCTGTCTCAAACTCGCGTTAGTTTCTATCgtgaaagaaatttccaaCGTTTTAAGAAAGTCATTGCCACGTAATTGCAACAAGAAATCGCgcattaattcttttatattttcctcaaATCGAAGACATTTTccaacgatagaaaaatacgatacgatcggaaattattcaaagaacGTAACACCGTTAAGAGGAAAGTCGACACCAAGTTGTTACACTACAGTGGTAAACTATAACTTCTCCAAGAACTATCCGATCCACTAACGTATCTCACCTCCAACGCAGTGTCAATTTCTACAGCTTTTCAATTATTCTCGACTGATTAATCTACCTCTTGCACGCTTCACATTATGCAAAACTAACTACTGCGCGAAGCCTGAAGCCGTCACTCGTCAAACTGTACGTTCGATCATTTCGACGCACGCCGTTTCCATGCCCATCGGCCCGAGTCCACAGGAATTTCAACGAGACACGATTAGTTTCAACTCCATTCCCACGAATGCAACGATTATGAAAAATCATAAACGCGCTTTAAGTGAGCTCGTTAGATGCCTGTCAAACCGCGACTCGCGATTATTCAAGCTACCAGTCAACGAAATTACACAGCTGtctattttcaatgaaattttcaaagtatcAATCGCTGAGTTTggtgaaatttttgaaatattttctgaaagatatttgaactatatatttttcatccgTAATCGTCTACATGTAGGTTTCTATTTCACATTTAAAACTCTTAAGATGACTGTCGAGATTCACAGTTAGGAATTAGAAGAACTgcaaattcaattataaaatacagaaatggCTGTATTTATTGAGAATAAACAAGTCGAAAACTACTTAAGGAATGGTTTCGAGATTAAGAAATTCTTTGCGTAATCTGTGATCCGGCCTTCACGGCTTCTGTAACTCTTTCTCTTGTATCGCTATGATATTTCGCTTCTTTGATTATGTTTGGTCTAGTTTAAATAGATTGTTCGATCACGATCAGAAGCAGAAATATGAATCACGTTTCACAATGTTCATGTACAATAATTCTCCGCGACCTTTTTGATAAATGATGGCGTCActggaatttaaattatagCATACAGTAAGACAATCAGCTATGGAAGATCGTCAATATGATTCTGTATATTGTCATTTATAAACTTCGTTATTATCTCGGTAACAAGCTATCAAGGAAATCCAGTGGAAATCTGCCTGAATGGGGAAGTAATTTGCGTGAATGATTATTAATCGATGCCAATACGAGATAATGGTTCTGTTAATGTACAGCGTGGAAATAGCGTGCAACAAACTCTGCGATGCTTATCGCGCCGCGAGAAACTGTTACGAAATTGCGACGTTCAGTGGCAAACACCTGATCGATTGTTCCGGTTAATTAAGAGAGGCTAACGAACTGTTCAAAGCTTCTATCTATGTTTCGCTAATGAGCCGAGCTCTTTACGCAGTCGGCTTACTTTTTCTCGTGATCTAGTTAGTTCCAGTTTTCATGCACAATAACGTAGAGCTGTGTTTGAGGAATTctggaaggaagaaaaaattgttatctaATACTCGGTCGCTATAAAACGACCAGTTTCAATACGATTCAGCACACTGTTAGCAATACTTTGGCGAGACTGAACTTGGCACCCATTCCGTGCGTAAACGCGCCGCGTTCCATTCGATCGCAAGGATCGCGTATCCTGGTTACGCGTTCATCGGCTCACACACACATGGCGTAGGCAAATGTCACAGCTGCGACGTTGATCTTAGAATACGAATAGGCGACAAGAGGCCTCATTATCGCGACGAATGACGCTCTATCCGTCAATCGTAAATTGCAAGATTTCAAGCTGATGGACGCGCGATACCATAAAGTTTCTAAAATTGATTGACCAAGTTTAAAATAACACGATGATTCACGACAGCTTGTAGAAATCGATCGAGAAACTGACTGGAACATATACGACCACTTTCCTTTTACCTGAAACGAATTATTCTAATCACGAGCCATTGCTAGTTTAACTGAACGTCCATAAACCTGAACTGGTAAACGCAACGCGCTCGATATCGATCAGACTATTGCGATTAGTTCCCTCTTCCGCTATTGATCGTAATTTCTGTGCTTGCTTTCGAACCTTCGGAATGCAAAGATAATCTCGTTTAGTAGCAGCGTCACGCTTCGCCGGGAACATGGACAGCGGACATGGAATTAACCGCGAGTTCACAAATCGATGCTTCGTGGCGAAAATTATGATCGACAGGGTTCGAGTTGAAATTGGAATCAAGACCCGCGTCGAATTGATCGAATTGATCGAAAGGCGATTTATCGAGAACACGAGAAGGGTTCCGaggataaataattaacatacTTACCTCTGTTCGATCGTGGATCTCGCATTACCGCTGATTGCCTCAGGTAAGGCCCGAATCCTGCGAACAGCTGACTGTAGTCCTGGGACGAAGCCACTGCCAGGCTCATTAAAACCAAGGTCACCAGAATTGTCTGAAATAAACAGATTGATTCGATACgtgcttcattttttatttgaattttttcactGCCAATAGATCAACGCGTATGTATCTCTGTTCTTAGCTATCCTTTTTGTGCTTATAAAACGTTCGACAAACTAACTAACGTATCCAGCATCGCGAACAAATTATTACATACTCGAATCTGCTTTCACCGTTTCTCAATCTTCGTGCAAAAAGTTGAAAGTCTCGTGAAAAAAAATACgccataaataaaaatggaaattctcGCAATCAGTTTTAATCGAGTCTCTAGAGGCGATTGCGACGATACGACGAGAATATCGGCTCTAAGCTGGTTTCAGTCTCGCAAGCTGCGTCGCCGTTAACGTCGCGGATTCTACTATACAACGGAGAACGGTCAACGAGACTCGAAAGTTTCGTTAAACGATCTGAAAACGCGCCTAACCGCAGAACGGTAACCTCGTTCGGATGATTTACGATCGAGAAAAGTCTTATATGGAGTTGAAACCGCATGATAATTTTTACGAGCTTTAACAATGCAGCAGAATTTATGGGACAATAGCCGCGGAATAAAATCACCACCCTGACAGATTGTATACAGGTTGCCTATTCAACGTTTCCATCCGATCTAAAGTCACCCGACTTCCTTAACATTCGCCATTAAACGATAAGGTACGACTAAAGTGTTACTTGATAAATTAACTGCGATAACTTATGGGCAATGTTGAGGGTAAATCGCAATACGGTGGCACATTACCGCGAACCGTTCCATTCGACTCTGATGAATTGCaatgatttcatttttaattgatttgtTTGCCTCGTAGATAACTATTTCTGTTACGTGCTCGTAGGTATTTATGGCATTTAGAGTGGAAAGGATTCCAGAAATAGATTGTGTTCGAGATTTATGGAACATCGTAAATTTAGACTCCTATCCCAATTAAGGTATTATTCTAACGTGGAATTTGCAAAGAATCGATTTCTGTTGGCACTTTATGAAAGTGTAGGTTATCGAAACGATTAAAACGACGTTCTAGACTACAGTACTCCTTTAAAAAACAGCAGCAATGGCACTTCCGTTTCCATCGACTATGTAACACAAGTGAGATGTTAATTACTCTTTCGACAGAACGTTTCAATCTCGCAACAGGTTCCTGCTTCTCGATCGTGGTCCCCGCAAAAAGCCATAAATATTCCCAAGGTGTTATCACTTAACGAGGAGTCGTGTGCCCGAAAGAAGTCTTAAAAAGGAAATACACGGTGTCGCGAAAGTGACGTAAACTCTCTGTGAATCGGCGATTCGGAAACAGAAGAAACACCTTCTCTCTTGAAAACAAACGCGGAGAAAGGTGTTTTGTATCATCTGACAAATTACGATACTCTCGCTTTTCATCGAGTCTTATGTAAAATCTGACGAAATTATTACGCGACTTTACGGTTCGCTCGACGAGGATTCCATCGACGTTACGGACATGGGAACGTCGATTAATGCTATGGAACAATTGCGCACTCGATCATGACTGattatttaaagtttaaatgAACGTGAGCACGCTCCTTCTTCCATCGGCTTTCTGTATCGAAAGCAAGGTGAGCAGCGTGACACGTCATTGCCTCGCGATTTCTTTCTTAACGTCTAGCACAATGTCAAGGCGATTAATTGTTGCTCCGTTATGAGAACTCCGGTCTACGATACATCACAGTAAATAGTTTCCAACTGAGAATTCCCGATGTATTAGACTGGTGAGAAAATAACTTTGGTGTTTGATCGTAGTAAGAAAAGCCTCGAGTGGctcgtattatattttgcattatcATTTTCCCACTAATCCGATACTTCGAATCCTAAAACCAGCGATTGCAAAAGGTCGCTTAGATGGAATCGCTCGATCCAACGTAATCTGGTGAGACGTTACGTTGATTTACCAACGAGATACTCTATGACGAGGATAGTGTTACGCCACGCTGGGTTTTCTTGTCACAACTTTCAACGGGGTTgattgaaacgagaaaagagaaagacagTTTAATGATATAGTCTCGCAAGCTGCCAGAAGTCGAGTTGATTGGCATCGGCTCTAATTAGCCACAGCTGTCTGCATGAATAAATCCGCCATAATTACGCTGCCGAAACCGAACGGTGAGAAAAATGCGACGAGTCGTTTCTCAAATACCGATACTATCTCCGGTTTCCTGCAAGCCCATCTCTTTCTGtcaaaaagtgaaaaaatccCGTTTTAAAACGAGAAATCATACAAAATGCTTCGTACGTCGATGAAGGTGTACAAATCTCAAGGCGTATAAAGATCGTTATGTACGTTCGTTCGGAAGAACGAGAGGAATAGGAAAGCAAGGTCGAGGTAACACGGCGAACGCGAATACCTACGCGTATCTAATTATCGAGTGGCTACTACAGAATGTTTCGGAATATGATTTTATTCAAACGTAACTCCTTGGAAGTGCAATTAAACGACGAGGAATACAGAACGCCTACGTACTTTAAGCCTGCTACGATCCTCgaacttttatatttgaatctCACTCTTGTTTCAACGAACAAATGATCTTGTGATATGTTAAGACGGATTGCAGTGTAAGATGGAAACAGAAATTCATGACTCAAGAGATTTTCCTGGTTCTCTTTGAACTAAGATACTTTTGCGTAATCTAACTTTTGCGACTCTTAGACAGACGAGTTTGTTCTTAAGGCGAGAGAAACGACATTGAAGAGGCACCTTAAACATGGAAGAGAGCGATTTTAAAGGAATTCTGTTGGAAAAGTCACGCGCGTTCTGTCGTAGGTACAGAGGCACGAGGTCGCCCACAAACCACGGCACACATGTTCGTACACCGTGACGATAGATCACGCCGCTGTGATATCTAAGGCAACGCGCGTCGGTGATCACGAGAACTGCACGTAGCGCACGGTGGCTACTCGAACGAGCGCGAGCCGATGCAATTTATGCTTTGCATTCGTTGCGAAATAATCGTAAACATATTGCATATTTGTCAGGGTGAAGCGGCGCACGAAATGCAGAGAAAAGCCGGGAATCGGAGGTAATCGGAAAACGTGCGTCGAGTTTTCCACGCGTGAATTAATCAACATTCGCGTCGCTGAACGTAAAAGCGGCCTAAATCGAAGACTTAATTTTGCGCTGCATCTATTTACAGTACGATAGTCTGAAATCGTTTTCGCAAAAAGGAAATTTAGCCGTAGAATTGAGTTAGTTGTTCCGTCGTTAAACGGAAAATATATCACTCATGGGTGATAGTACTAGCCTTTCAGGGActctacaaatattttcgtggGTGTAATTCACCTAATCTTGTAATTAGTTTGACATTTTTTACAcgcaatttgaaagtttgtGAAATACTAGTGCTTTACTACCCAACGTACCAATCTACACTTTACACGAGTTCTCCCCAACCGTTGAAGCAATAGATTTATCAACCTGCGACTATTTCCAGGAAGAATAACAGTTTCCTTTCTCCTCGATGATCAATAAAAGACCAGGTCGACccgtttcattattttctctCTAATTCGCCCGCGGTCTGCGAGTTTTGCTCGTTCTCCGGTATCTCACACCTTACGACATCCTTCGTACACAGCGCGATTCATCACAAAACGTCGAACTCGATTTGTTCTCGTATTGCCTGATCGATAAGCATCGATGTAGATCTAATTGAGCGTATCATTAAATCCATGTAATGGTTACTTTCCCTGATATCTACCATTTTTGTACGATGTTACGTGTCGGATCGAACGATTTTGACCGACAAAATAGCTGTATTTTATCCAAATTGACCAGACCAGAGGTGTATTTACGATAGATTTTATGGTCCATTTTTCAGAAAGTTCCTTAATTTATTCCGTAACATTATCTACCAAGAAATTTCACTATCGTTCGATCGCAATCGATATCGAATAGAACACGAGGCGAAAGGGAGGATGCTTCGAGTGAAATTCAGTCTCTTGTCAAAACAATGATCTCTCGATTGTCACAAACACAAACAGACCGCGTCTCGAGTTTCTCCGTGCGCCAAGTGAGCATACGAGATGTATCTCGAGTGCATAGCGTTTTGGATCCATTAGCAGAGATCGCGTAGCGAAACGCTTAAAGCGTACGCTCGAGTGTTCCGTCGAGTGCTTCCGCGTTTAATATTCAGAGAAACGATTTGTTCCTCTACAGTCGCTTTTTTCCAACGTTTACATCATTAATGACGATGCTATTCGGTCGCATCTGTGGAAGCCGGATGCGTTCGTTGCATAACGCGGAGAAACACGCGTCTACGAACGAAAGTACATGGAGTTTTCCGACGTTTCGCCAATGGAGAACGCTCTTCTCAGGCAATTACTCGTTTCAGCTCGTTTGGTAGACGGTTTTAATACAGAGGATCGTTGGAATTATCGTTTCGGGAAATATTCACGCAAAATTGACTCGTTACACGTTAGGTAAATTAGGCGTGTCGCGGAATTGTCTGGTATTTCTGGCATTAGCGAGGCTCTTCTAGATAAcagcaataaaatttctcttcctTGTCTCTTCCTCgtcttttcacttttttaatCTCTTGCGTTACGAAGACGATTCAAGGTATCACGTTAAAATATCCCTAAGAACTAAATATTTGTTCGAATCTTATGATATTAGTTGCAAGTAACAACATCTCCGATGTTAGTTAGAAGTATCATTTCTGTGCACTTCCATGTGTACATTTATGCTTCGATGATCTTGTTCTCGTAAGTTGTTCTTAACTATATC containing:
- the LOC132912247 gene encoding uncharacterized protein LOC132912247 isoform X1 yields the protein MTVLQTILVTLVLMSLAVASSQDYSQLFAGFGPYLRQSAVMRDPRSNRGPVLFPPGPPPNSADTSGVIVGASGYGFVPPNQAFYRYFYY
- the LOC132912247 gene encoding uncharacterized protein LOC132912247 isoform X2: MRITILVTLVLMSLAVASSQDYSQLFAGFGPYLRQSAVMRDPRSNRGPVLFPPGPPPNSADTSGVIVGASGYGFVPPNQAFYRYFYY